The DNA sequence tcccaagtgtggtctcaccagcatcTTGCACATTTGAACAGGATGTCCTAGTTCTTGTACCCTGACCAATGAGGGccagcatgccaaatgccttcttcacaacCTTGTCTGTGTTGTCAAGTTTAAAGAAATAGTATTTGtaccagtgcaggaaggaactgcaggtgctggtttataccaaagatggacacaaagtgctggagcaactcagcgggtcaggcagcatcgtttgAGAAAAGTCTGAAGGAAGGATtgaaacctaaaacatcacctgttcctttactccagagatgttgcctgactcactgagttgctccagcactttgtgtctgtcttttgtaCTTGTAGGTCTCTGGTATACAACACTGCCCATTGTGAGGTAGTTCATGTTTCTTCTAGCTGGCAATATCCAGAACCTGGGGTTGCAGTCTCAAAGTCAGGGgccagaaataaaaataaatttcttCACACAGGATTTGGAGGGCATTTGGGATTCTTTGCTGAGATCCAATTATTGAGTATGTTAATGAGAGATTGACAGATATTAAGGTGAATCAGGAGACAACAGATGAATGCAGGAAAGTTGCACGGAGGTAAAACATCTTGTCTAATCTGCAGACAAGATCAGGCACAATGAATCTAAAGACCAACTCCTTGTAATTCCAGTGTTCCTGCATAAATGCAATCTGACAGTGGTATACTCATGTTTTTATACAACTTAGTCACTGGTGTTGGATGATAGGTGATGCCTCTCTGGGAATGTCACGCAGAGTTGCCACACTGGCAGCATCTTGCTGCCTATTGTATTTAATATGTATGGTACTtctgacctgtttggatagcatgcaaaacaaagctttttattttttttcattaaacatttttttaaatgctattttACACAAAATGTTTAACCGTTAAAATAAGTTACCATGCACAAAATAAAATGATAGATCATAAACTGCAGTTAGACAGCCATTCCACAAGATTGGTGAATAATCTGCAAAGTACTGTAAAGCATACCAGGCCTTTCATTTGAATATAAATATACTGTAACTGTAATAAAGCAATATTACAAAGACTTTGCCACACATAAGATAATTTGCTACATGTTTATTTTGCTTCATACATTGTAAAGTAGAAGCTATATTGCACTGGGATAATGATTCTGAGATTCCTCATAATTTAGGTGGAGCTTGGAGGTTCAATGGAATACTGACTGAACATTAGTTACAAAGATTGCTATTGAACTAAATGGGTGCTTTATTTTTCTCGTGTAGTTGCCATCCTGCAACATTTGACctttgtttaatttaaagattCAGTTTGACATGATTCACAGATCCAAAGCATCAGTCAGATGACAACCAGGTCTTGAATTTGATGctaaactatagacaataggtgcaggagtaagccatttggcccttcgagccagcaccgccatacactgatcatccacattcagtaccccctttctgccttctccccatatcccttaactctgccatctttaacagctctatctagctctattgaaagcatccagaaaattggccttctgagacaaagaattacacagattcacaactctgggtgtaaaagtttttcctcgtctccgttctaaatagcctaccccttattcttaaactgtggcccctggttctggactccctcagcaCCAGGAACACCAGTAGTTGCATACTACTGACCGTGCTTTCTTTCCATGGATTGTGGCTGTAAGACACTTAATTTCTGCAAACAAGATTGCCCATTTTCTGCAGCAGAAGATTCATCTCCGTCAAGTATTAGGGATATTATTTTTAACTGCTCTCAAAGTAAAGGCTGCACATATTATCCTTCCCTGGTAGCCTTGCAAATGTACTGGACAATAGCAACCACATGACGCGAGACTGGAATCTCATGTCGACCAGACGAGGCAGGCTTGGTAGATtcctttcatagagtcatacagctgagaaacaagcccttcagcccaacttgcccatgccaaccaagatgctccatctacatatCTCgcatgtctgcatttggcccatatctctctaaaccttatccatgtacctgtccaaatgtattttaaatgttgtcatgccacaactacctcctctggcagctcgttccctatgCCCTCCAACTGGAAAagctgctcctcaagttcctattaaatatttcaccttaaacctatgacctctgaaaTGTTCATGATAGTTACTGTTCATGAGATTACCCTTCACTACTTCCCTGATGCACGCATCCAAATTCTGCATTTCTTAAATTTTGTCAAACAGATTGCTTTAAGATCTTTATCTCTGAATTTCACTTTATTTTGTGAGGTGTGCCTTGACATCCCCACGGACTGATTGTGAAAATCATGCCCAtttgttccatttttttttaagctaTTGAAATTCAATTTAATTATGCTTTGATTGCATAAATTTGTTTTCTGAAAATGTACCTACCAAAAGCAGAAAAGATCAACTATAAAGATTATCTTTactttcaaatttaaaaaaaaggttaacTACTGGGAATTACATTTGGTAAACTAGTTTGTTAGGTCGAATAAAAATAAGTGGTAGCGCAGGTCTTAAATGTTGGGTCGCACTAGTCTGAACTGCCCTGTGGGATCGGGAAGATACCATCTTTCCCAAAATTCCATGTGTGCAGTGGGATAATCCCAGGGTTTAAATCTTCCATTCCAATGCAGCAACTTTGCTTCAGTAAGGAAATGTTCTGAATATCTGGCATCAGGGCTCCAACCTAGAAGCAACACAATTGAAAATATCATGTTTAAGCATTTTGTTTCCGGACAGTAATGTGTCTAATAAACAGCACCCAAACAGggaagaagccagagcacccggagaaaacccatgtggtcacaaaccccacacagactgcacccaaagtcagggtcaaaccagggtctctggtgcagtgaggcttcttaaattcctattaaatctttcaccttaaacctatgacctctgaaaTGTTCATGATAGGTACTGTTCATGAGATTATccttagttttggtttagtttaatttagatatacagcgtagaaacaggccctttgtctcactgtgatccccgtacactagcactatcctacacactagtgtccATTTATGATTtttaactaattaacctacaaacctgtacgtctttgaaatgtggttggaaaccggagcgcccatgaaaacccatgtgggtcatggggagaacgtgcaaacttcacacagacagcacctgtagtcaggatcaaacccctgtctccggcggcaactctaccgctgcaccactgtgtcgccccaaATTCTGCTGCTGCAGAACTGCTGTGAAGCCACACTCTACCGCTGCCAGATTCTTCACtacctccatctacacttcacatgcATCGggtaagcagccaacataatcaaagacctttcccacccatggtcattccttcttcccgcttccgtcgggcagaagatacagaaacttgaatGCTTgcgccaccagactcgggaacagcttctttccctcagttatcaggcttttgaacggtccttctataagctaaggtactgtccaattcacctctatctcattgcggacattggaccttgtctctggaactgatgctacaatgttgagaactatattcttcactcCATATCTTCCCTGTTGCTCTCCTTATTGTACAAGAGTCTGGCTagattgtatttatatacagtATAACTCTATATAATTTGATTGGATAAGTAGTCAAAACATAGCTTATCTCTGTACTtcggtgtacatgacaataacaaacgtAAATTTAAACCTGTCTTTCTTAAAACCATTAGAATTGGAGTTACACTAAATAATTTCCAAGGTGTGATCAATATGCCCAAACTGCTCTCCCAAATGTCCTTACAAAACTCATTTTATTAATGTTAGTCATTCCGGAAATAGGTTCTTACCCAGGTGGCGAATATGCCACAACGGATTCAATACTGTGTGCTTCTCGTGAAACACTATTAACATGGGAGGGGTCACCACTCCTTCACCCAATGCACTGCTGTATAGATTCTCCCTGTGAAAAAACATACAAGCATCAAAATAAAGTTCACATCAAGCAATCCAGCCTTGGTCCCATTCTACTTATTAAAAAACATAAACATGTTAATAGAGTCAAGAATCTCTtattatcatatatatatatatatcttcaaaagtctgataacagagtaAAATAAACtgccgggagcggggagaagaaggaatgaccgggtgggatatatatatatatatatacatgatatAACCCTGCAGGTATTACACCTATATTTCTCAATGGCTTCCATCTATCTCAATGTTACCAAAAGGAGCAGGTtgaggatatggcccaaatggaCGTTCTCAAAATGGGATATCACACTGTGACAGAGCAGAGTTCTAAaatttagtgcaaaaaacaaactgcttgaggaactcagtaggtcaggaagcatctctggaggcaaagggatgataAACATTTCAATTTGTGACCCTACATCAAGTTCACATTGGAAATGCTACTGTAACTGTAGCAGTTCTTCCAGAAACTAAGATGTAGTTTTGATCTTCCGAACTACCTCATTGAACTTTTTCCTATGGAACTAATGCCACAATGCTGTAAAAATTATATTCCGCACTCCGATATTTTGCTCTTTTCACATGTACTTGGTGTACttttgtatggcttgattgtacacaTGTATAGTatgttgggcggcacagtggcgcagaggttgttgctgccctacagtgccagagacctggtttgacccagaccacgggtgctatctgtgtggtgtttgtaagttctccctgtgactgtatgcgttttctccaggttttgtccctcactccaaagagtaacaggtttgtaggttaattggcttttgtaaaaatgtaaattgtccctagtgtgttgggtagtgttagtgtacgggggtaattactggtcggcacagatttggtgggccgatggggctgtttccgcactgtgtctccaaagtctgaagtaaagtctaaagtctattacTGTAACTGTAATGGTCCACCCATGGGCAAGGATGGGTAGTCTCGatcctccaacctacctcattgcggacattgatcttttttctctggaactttaaTACTACAATGCTGCAAAACAATGTTCTGTACATGTAGctgttgtacttatgtatggcgcgattgtactcatgtatagcataagttgatttgattagatagcacaCCAACAAAGGCTTCTCACTGTTTCTCTGCAcacatgacaatgtctacaatacACAATACCTCCCAGGTACAATCCCTCTTCCTCAGGGAGATTGTTTTAGGAAAGGCACGTCTAGGGTTAGCTTGCAACTTACTCCACATTTGCCACCAGCCACTTTTCCAGCTGCTTTGTTATTCGTTGCCGCTTCCACTCTGTGACATTTGCAACGAAGACACCGACATTAAAAGAACAGGTGGTGGGATTTATCCCCAGAGCTCGGACTGTTGCCTTCCGGTAATCCAAGTGTCCCATGTACGTTGTCTGGAAAAGGAAGCACATttccagagacacaaggaactgcagatgctgcaatcgtgagcgcaaagtgttggaggaactcagcgagtcaggcagcaactgtggagagaatggacagatgacgtttcaagatgggtctgaagaagggtcccgacccaaaacgttgcctttccattccttccacagatgctgcctgacccgctgagttcctccagcattttgtttttaaatcagattTCCAGTTGTGTGCTTCTCGATAGAGTTCGTTTGATGGAGAGGGAGAAGTTCTCTTTTGCCAAAGTCTTTCATTAAAGTACATGTAATCTAAAGGACGCAGTTGGTTTAAATAAAGTGTGAATGAGTGCTTAGCTGTTGCCCAACGCCACGACCGATCCGATTACCTGCATTCCCATGCTCCTGACCATCTCGTGAGTTGAGGTCAAATCACAATCCGTCGAGAAGGCAGCAGCGTGTCCGGGACTCAGGACAATGTTGTACAGCTCCTGGATATCGCCTGCGAGGGCAAAACCAACTCAAGTTCAAAAAACGAGGAGTAACTGCGACATGCAAGTAAAACCGTTCAACAAaaggggcggcacaatggcgcagcggcagagttgctgccttcagtatcattcattcatttatttattacggtgccagagacacaggttcaatcctgactatgggtgctatctgtaaggagtgttcacgttctccctgagaccacgtgggttttctccaggagcttcaATTTCCACCCATACTCTAAAGACGAGCTTTTGGAGCTTGGCCATCAGGAGATCGATCTCAGGCAGCTCTTATTCACACAAAGAGTATTGGAAATCTGGGTAACTCTTTCCCAAATATCCATAATGTCAACataaagagctctcccgagtttaaaaaaaatcaaactcgtgataagcacggagaatgaatgtagcgggtacgtcggagctcggggacgtctcttagcgctaacggcaggtacttgggaagactcgctaacggcaggtaagcacgggaagaatcgtgaagaattttcaacatgttgaaaaatgtccacgagagccctgagttccgacgagtggccattaccatatatctccaagttcgaatcagggcaaactcgggagaactcttggaatgaactcgtactgtgggacaggggtttaagtggGAATAACGAGGGATGTCGAGTCGAGGTGGTTCAACATCTGCCGAGACCTAGAGCACGAACCATTCAGCCCTAGGTTTGCAATTTCCATTAGCTGGAGGGCTGAATGGCTCATGATCCAGGTTTCAGCAGATGTTTGAGTGCCCTGATTAAGGCAGTGCCAGTGAGGGAAGCTCCGGGCACATCTATCCACGCTACCGGGTGAGGTGTACCATCAGCACTGGTCCAACAATTCCTTCAGCACGAAAGGTACCTTGTATAATGATATCATCGTCCAAGTAGATCACCTTCTCGTGATCACGAATGAGATAAGGAATGAAGTATCTGACAAAGTTGAGCTGAAACGATAAAATCATTCCATGAGAAGGCACCACATGTGAAAAGTaccccctcttttccctcctcccatcaggcaagaggtacagaagtgtgaaaacgcacacctccagattcaagaacagtttcttcccaggtgctATTGAGCAACCAAACCATCCTCTCATCATCTAGAGTGtagtcctgacctctcatctaacTCATTGAggatctttgaactatcttcaatcagacttcaatgttacatccttgcactaaatgttgtgtcctttatcctttatctgtgtactgtggatggcttgattgtatttatgtacggccttttctttaactggatagcacacaaacaaaagatttttcactgtccctcagtacacgcgacaaaaataaattaaacttaaaAAACCTTTATTTCTATGTTAAACAACAAATGGGAAACCTGGAAATATGCTTCAATGAGCACAGTACTTGAtcaaactgaaccatcccatcaacaactagagagcggtcctgacctacaatCTACCTTGTGGGAGACCCTCGGACGATCTTTAATTGGtctgtactggactttatcttgcattgaaAATTATTCCCATTATTGCgccatctgtacacagtggatggctcgattgtaaccatagattgtctttccgctgactggatagaaggCAACACagtcttttcactgtacttcggtgcatgtggcaataaactaaactaaacaaactctaGAAGGCCAAAAACAGCAGATGCACAGGGACACCTTCACTTCCAGGTTTCTCTCCAACATGTTATCCCAGTTTGAAACCTTCACTGTTCCTTCAACATCACTTGGTGAAAATCCTGCATCCTCCCACTAACGTCTGTGGGAGTATCTTCACCAACGGTATGGACTAGTACAGGTGGGCAGCTCACTAGCACTTCATCCAGGGCAGCTGGAGATCAACAATAACCCCTAGCTTGGCCAGTGGGGCCTCAGATGGAATCTTAAAACAGGAATTCTACACGTGGCAGGTAAGaaaaggagacagggagagatcAGCAGCAACGTTTGCACTCAGTAGGTTATTCAGTCAGGAAGGAGCTGGCAGAGGAAGTGTGCCTTTGGTTCCACTGGTACCCTTCATATCCATGAGGTCTGAAGAGCATGGAAAGACACAAAGATTACATGGTTTTTGATTACTTCTTACAAAGCCAAAGTGTATTTGATTACTGTGATCACATGATAATCACACATGAATTACTTGGATATGACAAGTTTAGagcaatatggaccaaatgctggcaggagggagggaccagtgtagctgggacatgttggccggtgtgggcaagttgagccaaagggcctgtttccacactctatgactaagtgcTGGAGCctctcaggcagcatccccaaagaacatggataggtgacgtcctgGACCCTCCTACATTGGccaatgaagggtcccgacttgaaacctcaccaatccacgttctccagtgtttgctgcctgacccgcagagttactccaccactttgtgtttttttcttttgtaaattagcatctgcacttTCTAGCATTATGGCAACATGTGTTATAGCAGAAGTACCTGTGCAACTGTTTGAGACCTTTGACAAAGGGAAAGGTTACAAAGGAGATCCTACAGGGTTCTACCGTTCTCTGTGGGAACTGGAACCCTCAGCACCGCCCCGCAACCTTGTGGAGCACACGGCGTTCAGGCAACAGACATACTCACAGGCTGCAGTAACTCGGGCCTTGCAGAATCTGGTCTTACTTTCCCCTCCAGTATAGCAGGGTTGAATTCCATTATCTTGTACTGTATGCCTTTCAATTCTGTGCTCTCAATCCATTTGCTAacggaggagaagggggagagaggaaaaagagCAACACTGCCATCAACCAAATGGAATGATGATTTGGAGAGAAAGGGCTTTGAGCTTATTGCACCAAACCATTGTGAGGATTCTTGTTCCGCTTTAACCCACATTCCTTCAGTCGTATTCAACTAGAAAGATTCCCCATTCCTCCCACTGAACAAATAAGCAGATACATTGTCAGAGTTACAATTAAACAACCATCATGTATTTTCTAgtgaaagacacagaatgctggaataactctgtaggtcaggcagcacctcttgagaaaaaggatgggtgactcagtctgaagaagagtcccgacccggacatcgcccatcctttttctccagagatgctgcctgacccgctgtgttactccagcactttgcgtctatcttcgggataaaccggcatctgtggtTCCATCCTGTACATCAAGTTGTGACATCATTGCCAATTTCAATGACCTGTCATATATTGATTGAATTGAGTGAaatatagagcatagaaacaggcccttcggcccaccgagtccacactggctattgatcagctagacacaaaattttggagtaactaagcaggtcaggcagcatctctggggaaaagaaacCCCTGAAGACCTgaaatgctgaccatcgatcacccgttttcaCTCAATGTGGTTTTCACCATTTCCATTTGCAAGTCGGGAGATTTGTCAAAAATCTGACAATCAATCCCACCTCCCCTCGGTCTTGCCATCACTAGTTCTTggcccaccccatccccctcacctctttctgccaactatctcccctgcactccatccatctgaagaaaggtcctgacccaaaacgtcctcggtcctgacccacagagttgctACAGTGGTCTGCTTTTTTTGTGAAACATTTGTAAATGCTACATTAACAAGGGTTTCTGATAATGTCTCTATACTTTTCAACAATTTTACATGAACACCATTTAATAAGAACATTAGGAGCAATAGGCCACACCGCTCCTCAAACCTACTCCAGCAgtttcacagtatggtatggcaactgctctgtctccgaccggaaagcactgcagagggtggtgaaaactgcccaacgcatcaccagttcctcactcccctccattgagtctgtccaaatcaAGCAATGtctgcatcgtcaaggactgctctcaccccagccacagactgtttaccctcctaccatccgtgaggcgctacaggtctctccgttgccgaaccagcaggtccaggaacagcttcttccctgcggctgttacattacttaactctacaccttggtgattgccaatcacacaaccacccccctccctggacactccttcccctctactactactactgtatgtacatatagatatttattgctcattattctatgttcgctcttctggggacatgctaactgcatttcgttgtctctgtactgtacattgcacaatgacaataaagattgaatca is a window from the Leucoraja erinacea ecotype New England chromosome 19, Leri_hhj_1, whole genome shotgun sequence genome containing:
- the glt8d2 gene encoding glycosyltransferase 8 domain-containing protein 2; its protein translation is MALIRKINQGLLLLVILTFCLVLYNKFHNTPLYEEVSAEEPDFETPHSSVHTVEESRADAAEGLIPIIICATDDRMGGTIATINSIYKNTKAKVFFYIITLRDSLSHLSKWIESTELKGIQYKIMEFNPAILEGKVRPDSARPELLQPLNFVRYFIPYLIRDHEKVIYLDDDIIIQGDIQELYNIVLSPGHAAAFSTDCDLTSTHEMVRSMGMQTTYMGHLDYRKATVRALGINPTTCSFNVGVFVANVTEWKRQRITKQLEKWLVANVEENLYSSALGEGVVTPPMLIVFHEKHTVLNPLWHIRHLGWSPDARYSEHFLTEAKLLHWNGRFKPWDYPTAHMEFWERWYLPDPTGQFRLVRPNI